A DNA window from Drosophila virilis strain 15010-1051.87 chromosome 4, Dvir_AGI_RSII-ME, whole genome shotgun sequence contains the following coding sequences:
- the Pde1c gene encoding dual specificity calcium/calmodulin-dependent 3',5'-cyclic nucleotide phosphodiesterase 1 isoform X10 — translation MSTPPTKATTTTTTAKGKTAGAAERAVPVASRIRSSSFVIVAMSRLRRESSRQSVITVELIQFIIQYRAKETQEKKKRRLADEDDELSEVQPDAVPPEVREWLASTFTRQMATTRNRSDEKPRFRSVAHAIRAGIFVDRIYRRVSSSTLMQFPPDVVKLLKNLDDWTFDVFALTEAASGQVIKYVAYDLLNRYGAMHKFKIAPGVLETFLHRVEEGYCRFRNPYHNNLHAVDVMHTMHYCLCNTGLMNWLTDLEIFASLLAALLHDFEHTGTTNNFHVMSGSETALLYNDRAVLENHHVSASFRLMREDDANILSHLSREEYKELRTLIIDMVLATDMTYHFQQLKIMRNLLTLQEPTIDKSKALSLVLHCCDISHPAKHWDVHHRWTMLLLEEFFRQGDLEKELGLPFSPLCDRKNTLVAESQIGFIDFIVEPSMTIMSDMLEHILAPIAPVIKSKPGPLVEENATSADGDADESKKQNACAMTRKSLTPSAAKFSINKPWLICLSENKKIWKEQAIKDAEARALVAAAEAAAEAENNPATETEDGAQKEAVVE, via the exons ATGTCTACGCcaccaacaaaagcaacaacaactacaacaacagccaaaggaaaaacagcaggagcagcagagCGAGCAGTGCCCGTGGCGAGTAGAATCAGAAGCTCAAGCTTCGTGATCGTCGCGATGAGTCGACTGAGGCGTGAAAGCAGCCGTCAAAGTGTCATTACCGTTGAGCTAATCCAGTTCATAATTCAGTATCGCGCCAAGGAGACCCAGGAAAAGAAGAAAAG GCGCCTGGCCGACGAGGATGATGAACTGTCCGAGGTGCAGCCGGATGCGGTGCCGCCCGAGGTGCGCGAATGGTTGGCCTCGACCTTCACGCGCCAAATGGCGACCACACGCAACAGAAGCGACGAGAAGCCCAGATTCCGTTCGGTGGCCCATGCCATACGCGCCGGCATCTTTGTGGACCGCATCTACAGGCGTGTGTCCAGCTCGACCCTGATGCAGTTTCCACCCGATGTTGTCAAATTGCTAAAG AATCTGGACGACTGGACATTTGATGTGTTTGCATTGACCGAGGCGGCCAGTGGCCAGGTGATTAAGTATGTGGCCTACGATCTGCTCAATCGATATGGCGCTATGCACAAGTTTAAGATAGCGCCAGGCGTCTTGGAGACGTTTCTGCATCGCGTTGAGGAGGGCTACTGTCGCTTCCGCAATCCGTATCACAACAATCTGCATGCGGTGGATGTGATGCACACAATGCACTATTGCCTGTGCAATACGGGTCTGATGAACTGGCTGACGGACTTGGAGATATTCGCCTCGCTGCTGGCGGCCCTGCTGCACGACTTTGAGCACACCGGCACCACCAACAATTTCCATGTGATGTCCGGCTCGGAGACGGCGCTGCTTTATAATGATCGGGCCGTGCTGGAGAATCATCATGTGAGCGCCAGCTTTCGGCTGATGAGGGAGGACGATGCCAATATATTGTCGCACCTGTCACGCGAGGAGTATAAGGAGCTGCGCACCCTCATCATTGATATGGTGCTGGCCACCGACATGACCTATCACTTTCAGCAGCTGAAGATTATGCGCAATCTGCTGACACTGCAGGAGCCGACCATTGACAAATCGAAGGCGCTGTCCTTGGTGCTGCACTGCTGTGATATCTCCCATCCGGCGAAACATTGGGATGTCCATCATCGCTGgacgatgctgctgctggaggagTTCTTTCGCCAGGGCGATCTCGAGAAGGAGCTGGGCCTGCCCTTCAGTCCGCTATGTGATCGCAAGAATACGCTTGTGGCCGAATCTCAAATCGGCTTCATCGATTTCATTGTCGAGCCCAGCATGACCATCATGTCCGATATGCTTGAGCACATCCTAGCGCCCATTGCACCCGTAATTAAAAGCAAGCCGGGACCATTGGTCGAGGAGAACGCCACCAGCGCCGATGGCGATGCGGATGAgtcgaaaaaacaaaatgcctGCGCCATGACGCGCAAGAGCCTAACTCCCAGTGCAGCCAAGTTCTCAATCAACAAACCCTGGCTCATCTGTCTCTCGGAAAATAAAAAGATCTGGAAGGAGCAAGCCATCAAAG ATGCCGAGGCACGTGCGCTGGTCGCCGCTGCCGAAGCTGCAGCCGAAGCCGAGAATAATCCCGCTACAGAAACGGAGGACGGCGCACAGAAGGAAGCGGTCGTTGAGTAA
- the LOC6627890 gene encoding serine protease inhibitor Kazal-type 1, with product MRFLALIALCLLALFALTAAADQEEFCACPRNLEQVCGTDGTTYPNPCELRCAAKRATRQGRSLGQARSGPC from the coding sequence ATGCGTTTCCTCGCTCTTATCGCCCTCTGCCTGTTGGCCTTGTTCGCGCTCACCGCTGCCGCCGATCAGGAGGAGTTCTGTGCCTGTCCCCGCAATTTGGAGCAGGTCTGTGGCACCGATGGCACCACCTATCCCAATCCCTGTGAGCTGCGCTGTGCCGCTAAGCGTGCCACTCGTCAAGGGCGCTCTCTGGGCCAGGCCAGAAGTGGACCCTGCTAG
- the Pde1c gene encoding dual specificity calcium/calmodulin-dependent 3',5'-cyclic nucleotide phosphodiesterase 1 isoform X9: MSTPPTKATTTTTTAKGKTAGAAERAVPVASRIRSSSFVIVAMSRLRRESSRQSVITVELIQFIIQYRAKETQEKKKRRLADEDDELSEVQPDAVPPEVREWLASTFTRQMATTRNRSDEKPRFRSVAHAIRAGIFVDRIYRRVSSSTLMQFPPDVVKLLKMPESAYNLDDWTFDVFALTEAASGQVIKYVAYDLLNRYGAMHKFKIAPGVLETFLHRVEEGYCRFRNPYHNNLHAVDVMHTMHYCLCNTGLMNWLTDLEIFASLLAALLHDFEHTGTTNNFHVMSGSETALLYNDRAVLENHHVSASFRLMREDDANILSHLSREEYKELRTLIIDMVLATDMTYHFQQLKIMRNLLTLQEPTIDKSKALSLVLHCCDISHPAKHWDVHHRWTMLLLEEFFRQGDLEKELGLPFSPLCDRKNTLVAESQIGFIDFIVEPSMTIMSDMLEHILAPIAPVIKSKPGPLVEENATSADGDADESKKQNACAMTRKSLTPSAAKFSINKPWLICLSENKKIWKEQAIKDAEARALVAAAEAAAEAENNPATETEDGAQKEAVVE; the protein is encoded by the exons ATGTCTACGCcaccaacaaaagcaacaacaactacaacaacagccaaaggaaaaacagcaggagcagcagagCGAGCAGTGCCCGTGGCGAGTAGAATCAGAAGCTCAAGCTTCGTGATCGTCGCGATGAGTCGACTGAGGCGTGAAAGCAGCCGTCAAAGTGTCATTACCGTTGAGCTAATCCAGTTCATAATTCAGTATCGCGCCAAGGAGACCCAGGAAAAGAAGAAAAG GCGCCTGGCCGACGAGGATGATGAACTGTCCGAGGTGCAGCCGGATGCGGTGCCGCCCGAGGTGCGCGAATGGTTGGCCTCGACCTTCACGCGCCAAATGGCGACCACACGCAACAGAAGCGACGAGAAGCCCAGATTCCGTTCGGTGGCCCATGCCATACGCGCCGGCATCTTTGTGGACCGCATCTACAGGCGTGTGTCCAGCTCGACCCTGATGCAGTTTCCACCCGATGTTGTCAAATTGCTAAAG ATGCCGGAATCTGCGTAC AATCTGGACGACTGGACATTTGATGTGTTTGCATTGACCGAGGCGGCCAGTGGCCAGGTGATTAAGTATGTGGCCTACGATCTGCTCAATCGATATGGCGCTATGCACAAGTTTAAGATAGCGCCAGGCGTCTTGGAGACGTTTCTGCATCGCGTTGAGGAGGGCTACTGTCGCTTCCGCAATCCGTATCACAACAATCTGCATGCGGTGGATGTGATGCACACAATGCACTATTGCCTGTGCAATACGGGTCTGATGAACTGGCTGACGGACTTGGAGATATTCGCCTCGCTGCTGGCGGCCCTGCTGCACGACTTTGAGCACACCGGCACCACCAACAATTTCCATGTGATGTCCGGCTCGGAGACGGCGCTGCTTTATAATGATCGGGCCGTGCTGGAGAATCATCATGTGAGCGCCAGCTTTCGGCTGATGAGGGAGGACGATGCCAATATATTGTCGCACCTGTCACGCGAGGAGTATAAGGAGCTGCGCACCCTCATCATTGATATGGTGCTGGCCACCGACATGACCTATCACTTTCAGCAGCTGAAGATTATGCGCAATCTGCTGACACTGCAGGAGCCGACCATTGACAAATCGAAGGCGCTGTCCTTGGTGCTGCACTGCTGTGATATCTCCCATCCGGCGAAACATTGGGATGTCCATCATCGCTGgacgatgctgctgctggaggagTTCTTTCGCCAGGGCGATCTCGAGAAGGAGCTGGGCCTGCCCTTCAGTCCGCTATGTGATCGCAAGAATACGCTTGTGGCCGAATCTCAAATCGGCTTCATCGATTTCATTGTCGAGCCCAGCATGACCATCATGTCCGATATGCTTGAGCACATCCTAGCGCCCATTGCACCCGTAATTAAAAGCAAGCCGGGACCATTGGTCGAGGAGAACGCCACCAGCGCCGATGGCGATGCGGATGAgtcgaaaaaacaaaatgcctGCGCCATGACGCGCAAGAGCCTAACTCCCAGTGCAGCCAAGTTCTCAATCAACAAACCCTGGCTCATCTGTCTCTCGGAAAATAAAAAGATCTGGAAGGAGCAAGCCATCAAAG ATGCCGAGGCACGTGCGCTGGTCGCCGCTGCCGAAGCTGCAGCCGAAGCCGAGAATAATCCCGCTACAGAAACGGAGGACGGCGCACAGAAGGAAGCGGTCGTTGAGTAA
- the LOC6627889 gene encoding serine protease inhibitor Kazal-type 1 — MKFNLLLALCLLLAAFVSGDQEEDKLELPRKICPCPRNYDPVCASNLISYPNRCLYDCARRELERAGRSLDLLRSGSC; from the coding sequence atgaaatttaatttgcttttggccCTGTGCCTGCTACTGGCTGCATTTGTAAGCGGCGATCAGGAGGAGGATAAGCTGGAGCTGCCCAGAAAGATCTGCCCGTGCCCACGCAATTATGATCCGGTCTGTGCCAGCAATTTGATCTCCTACCCGAATCGCTGTCTATACGATTGTGCGCGTCGCGAGTTGGAGAGGGCTGGACGCAGCTTGGATTTGCTAAGATCAGGAAGTTGCTGA
- the LOC6627888 gene encoding agrin, protein MKSLNLLALLVFVLAAIWLGYAEASFCPCDLKQKGQVCASNGVTYTNRCEFECTQRDYKKLGRQLNIQKMGPC, encoded by the coding sequence ATGAAGTCTTTGAATTTGTTGGCTTTGCTCGTCTTTGTTCTGGCTGCCATTTGGCTGGGCTACGCCGAGGCCAGTTTTTGTCCCTGTGACCTTAAACAGAAGGGGCAGGTGTGCGCCTCGAATGGCGTTACCTATACAAATCGCTGTGAGTTCGAGTGCACGCAGCGGGATTACAAGAAACTGGGACGACAACTCAACATTCAGAAAATGGGGCCTTGCTAA
- the Mal-B1 gene encoding maltase 1, with product MVDFGYDISDYRDIQPEYGTLEDFDALIAKANQLGIKVILDFVPNHSSDEHEWFKKSAAREPGYEDFYVWEDGIPGDNETRLPPNNWVSVFSGSAWQWHEERQQFYLRQFTKGQPDLNYRNPAVVQAMDEVLLYWLQKGVAGFRIDAVIYIYEDEQLRDEPLSGSTSDPNSVDYLEHIYTRNLPECYGLIQHWRQLLDNYTADNPGPVRIMMTEGYADLSLLMNYYEDEDGVQGAHFPFNFDFITELNANSAAPDFVYFIQRWLTYMPPGHSANWVMGNHDNPRVASRYGVGTVDAMNMLMMTLPGIGITYYGEELGMVDYRDISWNDTVDQPACDAGLDNYKWVSRDPERTPMQWSDEKNAGFSTGDSTWLPVHPNYQELNLLTQQEATYSHYKVYQSLIKLRQSRVLRDGSFTAQALNRNVFAIKRELRGQPTLLTVINVSNRTQQVDVSNFIDLPNRLTLLVVGVCSQHRVSERLKPAEVKLSPHEGLVIQLKAR from the exons ATGGTTGACTTTGGGTACGATATATCCGACTACAGGGACATCCAGCCGGAGTATGGCACCCTGGAGGACTTTGATGCGCTGATCGCCAAGGCCAATCAACTGGGCATCAAGGTCATTttggactttgtgcccaatcACAGCTCGGACGAACACGAATGGTTTAAGAAGTCCGCTGCTAGAGAGCCTGGCTATGAGGATTTCTATGTGTGGGAGGACGGCATACCTGGGGATAATGAAACTCGCTTACCGCCAAACAACTGGGTATCTGTATTCTCCGGCTCCGCTTGGCAGTGGCACGAGGAGCGGCAACAATTCTATTTGCGTCAGTTTACCAAGGGACAGCCCGATTTGAACTATCGTAATCCTGCTGTGGTGCAGGCCATGGATGAAGTTTTGTTGTACTGGCTGCAAAAGGGCGTGGCTGGCTTCCGCATCGATGCcgttatctatatatatgaggacgaACAGTTGCGAGACGAGCCCTTGAGCGGTTCCACCAGTGATCCGAACTCAGTTGATTATCTGGAGCACATCTACACAAGGAACCTGCCGGAATGCTATGGCCTCATTCAGCATTGGCGTCAGCTGTTGGACAACTACACGGCCGATAATCCGGGACCAGTGCGCATTATGATGACCGAGGGCTATGCGGATCTATCGCTGCTAATGAACTACTATGAAGATGAGGACGGCGTGCAGGGCGCCCACTTTccctttaattttgattttattaccGAGCTGAATGCAAACTCAGCGGCTCCGGACTTTGTATACTTCATTCAAAGATGGCTGACCTATATGCCGCCTGGACACTCAGCCAACTGGGTGATGGGCAATCATGATAATCCGCGCGTTGCATCTCGGTATGGCGTTGGCACTGTGGATGCCATGAACATGCTGATGATGACTTTGCCGGGCATCGGCATTACCTACTAT GGCGAGGAACTCGGCATGGTAGACTATCGTGACATTAGCTGGAACGATACAGTGGATCAGCCCGCCTGTGATGCTGGTCTTGACAATTACAAGTGGGTCTCTCGCGACCCCGAACGCACGCCAATGCAGTGGAGTGATGAGAAGAATGCTGGTTTCTCCACGGGAGATTCCACCTGGTTGCCAGTGCACCCGAATTATCAGGAGCTTAATCTGCTCACCCAGCAAGAAGCCACTTACAGCCATTATAAGGTCTATCAGTCGCTGATCAAGCTGAGACAATCGCGAGTCTTGCGGGATGGCTCATTTACAGCCCAGGCCCTTAATCGTAATGTTTTTGCTATTAAGCG CGAATTGAGAGGTCAGCCCACCCTGCTAACTGTCATTAATGTGAGCAATCGCACCCAGCAAGTCGATGTCAGTAACTTTATCGATTTGCCCAATCGTCTTACATTGTTGGTTGTGGGCGTTTGCTCCCAGCATAGGGTGAGCGAGCGCCTTAAGCCCGCCGAGGTCAAACTGTCGCCCCATGAGGGTCTAGTTATACAGCTCAAAGCTCGCTAG
- the esc gene encoding polycomb protein esc, translated as MSSEKVKNDNEPDDSDDSCGDESASFTTNSTTSRSKSPASSTRSKRRGRRSHKSKPKSGAAYKYDTHVKENHGANIFGVSFNTLLGKDEPQVFATAGSNRCTVYECPRKGGLTLLHCYADPDPDEVFYTCAWSYDLKTSAPLLAAAGYRGVIRVIDIEQNEAVGNYIGHGQAINELKFHPHKLQLLLSGSKDHAIRLWNIQTHVCIAIFGGVEGHRDEVLSIDFNMRGDRIVSSGMDHSLKLWCLNTQEFQHKIELSQTFSQEKSTLPFPTITKHFPDFSTRDIHRNYVDCVQWFGNFVLSKSCENAIVCWKPGQLHQSFEQLKPSDSSCTIIAEFEYDECEIWFVRFGFNPWQKVIALGNQQGKVYVWEMDPSDPEGAHMTTLHNLRSVATVRQIAFSRDASVLVYVCDDATVWRWNRRHAAAI; from the exons ATGAGCAgcgaaaaagtgaaaaacgaCAACGAGCCAGATGACTCGGACGATTCGTGCGGC GACGAATCGGCTAGCTTTACAACAAATAGCACCACATCACGTAGCAAATCGCCGGCCTCCAGCACTCGCAGCAAACGACGCGGCCGGCGCAGCCACAAATCAAAGCCAAAAAGCGGCGCAGCCTACAAATACGA CACACATGTTAAGGAGAACCACGGCGCCAACATATTTGGCGTGTCGTTCAACACGTTGCTGGGCAAGGATGAACCGCAGGTATTTGCCACAGCGGGCAGCAATCGTTGCACCGTTTACGAGTGTCCACGCAAGGGCGGCCTGACGCTGCTGCACTGCTACGCAGATCCGGAT CCCGATGAGGTCTTTTACACCTGCGCCTGGTCATACGACTTAAAAACGTCTGCGCCGCTGCTTGCCGCCGCCGGCTACCGCGGAGTCATACGCGTCATTGACATTGAACAGAACGAGGCGGTGGGAAACTATATTGGTCATGGCCAGGCGATCAATGAACTCAAATTTCATCCGcacaagctgcagctgctacTCTCCGGTAGCAAGGATCATGCCATACGCTTGTGGAACATACAGACGCATGTCTGCATAGCAATCTTTGGCGGTGTGGAGGGACATCGGGATGAGGTGCTTTCCATTGATTTCAATATGCGCGGCGATCGCATTGTCAGCAGCGGCATGGATCACTCACTCAAGCTATGGTGCCTTAATACCCAGGAGTTTCAACACAAAATTGAGCTGTCACAAACGTTTAGTCAAGAGAAATCGACTCTGCCCTTTCCCACAATTACTAAGCACTTTCCGGACTTTTCGACGCGTGATATACATCGCAATTATGTGGACTGTGTGCAGTGGTTCGGCAATTTTGTGCTATCCAAGTCGTGCGAGAATGCCATCGTCTGCTGGAAGCCGGGCCAACTGCATCAGAGCTTTGAGCAGCTAAAGCCCAGTGATTCCTCCTGCACCATTATCGCCGAGTTCGAATACGATGAATGTGAGATATGGTTTGTGCGTTTCGGTTTCAATCCCTGGCAAAAGGTCATCGCTTTGGGCAATCAGCAGGGCAAGGTCTATGTCTGGGAGATGGATCCCAGTGATCCCGAAGGCGCACACATGACAACGCTGCACAATTTGCGCAGCGTCGCCACCGTGCGTCAGATTGCCTTTTCGCGGGATGCCAGCGTGTTGGTCTACGTGTGCGATGATGCAACTGTCTGGCGCTGGAATCGGCGACATGCAGCCGCAATTTAA